A single genomic interval of Arthrobacter globiformis harbors:
- a CDS encoding M1 family metallopeptidase, with amino-acid sequence MSSGESLGPAAVLSAGATATGDPYVPGHGTDAYRVLHYELELDCKLASNRLTGRAVLAAVAARRTSAVVLDMTGLRALKVQLNGVRVRKFTQRAEQLVVHCEQPLEAGTEFSLEIRYDGNPQPRRGLWGEVGWEELTDGVLVAGQPNGAPSWFPCNDHPRNKASYRITVTTDAGYRAVCNGLLVGQAVRSSRQTWVYEQREPMATYLATIQIGRYGLVSLPDSAGVPQFVAAPAQLVDRAQTALARQEAMMSTFVSRFGPYPFPEYTVVVTADELEIPLEAQSLSILGANHLDTGWDSQRLIAHELAHQWFGNSLTLGTWSDIWLHEGFACYAEWIWSEEAGVMPAHERALAAWRRLNAGAQDLLVGDPGPELMFDDRVYKRGALALHALRRRCGDLAFFALLREWTRTHAHSSVSTPEFILTADRVTGLDSESLLHPWLYEEALPPLP; translated from the coding sequence ATGAGCTCCGGAGAATCGCTCGGCCCGGCCGCCGTCCTCTCTGCCGGCGCTACGGCAACCGGCGACCCCTACGTCCCGGGCCACGGTACGGATGCCTACCGCGTCCTGCACTATGAACTGGAGCTGGACTGCAAGCTCGCCAGCAACCGGCTGACCGGCCGCGCAGTCCTGGCTGCTGTGGCAGCCCGCCGCACATCCGCCGTCGTACTCGACATGACAGGCCTCCGCGCCCTGAAGGTCCAGTTGAACGGGGTCCGCGTGCGGAAGTTCACTCAGCGGGCAGAACAGCTCGTCGTGCACTGCGAACAGCCCCTTGAGGCGGGCACCGAATTCAGCCTCGAGATCCGCTATGACGGCAACCCGCAGCCGCGGCGGGGGCTGTGGGGCGAGGTGGGCTGGGAGGAGCTCACCGACGGCGTTCTGGTAGCCGGCCAGCCCAACGGGGCGCCGTCGTGGTTCCCCTGCAACGACCATCCGCGGAACAAGGCCAGCTACCGCATCACCGTCACCACCGATGCCGGCTACCGCGCCGTGTGCAACGGACTCCTGGTGGGGCAGGCGGTGAGATCGAGCCGCCAGACGTGGGTCTACGAGCAGCGTGAACCGATGGCGACGTATCTGGCCACCATCCAGATCGGCCGGTACGGGCTGGTCAGCCTGCCGGATTCGGCCGGCGTGCCCCAGTTCGTTGCGGCGCCGGCGCAGCTGGTGGACCGGGCGCAGACCGCGCTGGCCCGGCAGGAAGCCATGATGAGCACCTTTGTGAGCCGCTTCGGTCCCTATCCCTTCCCCGAATATACGGTGGTGGTCACCGCCGATGAGCTGGAAATTCCGCTCGAGGCCCAGTCGCTGTCCATCCTCGGCGCCAACCATCTGGATACCGGGTGGGATTCACAGCGCCTGATTGCCCATGAACTGGCCCACCAGTGGTTCGGCAACTCGCTGACGCTCGGCACGTGGAGCGACATCTGGCTGCACGAGGGTTTCGCCTGCTACGCGGAGTGGATCTGGTCCGAGGAAGCCGGCGTGATGCCTGCCCACGAGCGGGCGCTGGCGGCCTGGCGGCGGCTCAACGCCGGCGCTCAGGACCTTCTGGTGGGTGATCCCGGGCCCGAGCTCATGTTCGACGACAGGGTCTACAAGCGCGGAGCACTGGCCCTGCACGCCCTGCGCCGCCGCTGCGGCGACCTCGCGTTCTTCGCGCTGCTGCGGGAATGGACCCGAACACATGCCCACAGT